In the genome of Polaribacter atrinae, one region contains:
- a CDS encoding acyl-CoA thioesterase: MRFHTRKWVKPEDLNPNGTLFGGRLLQFIDEEVAIYAIIQLEHTRTVTKYMSEIDFVSSAKQGDIIEIGIDVLKFGNSSITLTCSVRNKLTRKTIIVVDKIVMVCLDENGNPKKHGKTEIEYVKNRLED, translated from the coding sequence ATGAGATTTCACACAAGAAAGTGGGTAAAACCAGAAGATTTAAATCCGAATGGAACCTTATTTGGAGGTAGGCTTTTACAGTTTATTGACGAAGAAGTAGCAATTTATGCAATTATTCAATTAGAACACACAAGAACGGTTACAAAATACATGTCTGAAATAGACTTTGTAAGCTCTGCAAAACAAGGAGATATTATAGAAATAGGGATCGATGTTTTAAAGTTTGGGAACTCTTCTATTACTTTAACATGTAGCGTTAGAAATAAACTAACAAGAAAAACCATTATTGTGGTAGATAAAATTGTTATGGTTTGTTTAGATGAAAATGGGAACCCAAAAAAACATGGAAAAACGGAGATTGAATACGTTAAAAATCGTTTAGAAGATTAA
- a CDS encoding prohibitin family protein — protein sequence MANNQVDIKFPKGGVFFIMLAVVLIILFSKSTVTIGPGEGGVIFETLGDGINTEKTYGEGFQIVAPWNRMIVRKVRQQAISTEMNVLSVNGLEVKVNGTVWYEPEFSNLGKLIKTKGEDYERELLDPAVNAAARSVVGRYTPEQLYSSKRDVIEQEILDEIQIVLKDQFLAVKRVLVEDVKLPTTIRTAIETKLKQEQESLEYEFRLAKALKEAERQKIDAEGKAVANKILSASLTDKILQEKGIGATLELSKSPNSKVIVIGSGKDGLPIILGNQ from the coding sequence ATGGCGAATAATCAAGTAGATATAAAGTTTCCTAAGGGAGGTGTTTTTTTTATCATGTTAGCGGTAGTATTAATCATTTTATTTTCTAAATCTACAGTAACTATTGGGCCTGGAGAGGGAGGTGTAATTTTTGAAACTTTAGGAGATGGTATTAATACAGAAAAAACATATGGAGAAGGTTTTCAGATTGTAGCTCCTTGGAATAGAATGATTGTACGAAAAGTACGTCAGCAAGCTATCTCTACAGAAATGAATGTACTTTCTGTAAATGGATTAGAGGTTAAGGTAAACGGGACTGTTTGGTACGAGCCAGAATTTTCTAATTTAGGAAAATTAATAAAAACAAAAGGAGAGGATTATGAACGTGAATTGTTAGATCCGGCAGTTAATGCGGCTGCAAGAAGTGTTGTTGGTCGTTATACTCCAGAGCAGTTATATTCTAGTAAAAGAGACGTAATTGAGCAAGAAATTTTAGATGAAATTCAAATTGTTTTAAAAGATCAATTCTTAGCAGTTAAAAGAGTTTTAGTAGAAGATGTTAAATTACCAACTACTATTAGAACTGCAATTGAAACAAAGCTAAAACAAGAGCAAGAATCTTTAGAATATGAATTTAGATTAGCAAAAGCATTAAAAGAAGCAGAAAGACAAAAAATTGATGCTGAAGGGAAAGCAGTTGCAAATAAAATTTTAAGTGCTTCTTTAACGGATAAAATCTTACAAGAAAAAGGAATCGGTGCTACTTTAGAATTGTCTAAATCACCTAACAGTAAAGTAATTGTTATTGGTTCTGGTAAAGATGGTTTACCTATTATTTTAGGAAATCAGTAA
- a CDS encoding carboxypeptidase-like regulatory domain-containing protein, whose product MQRLLYILCLFASLSTLSQNDTIRIKRLKGQIIHAETKKALSASHILNLNTVQGTITDDRGFFEIPTKANDTILVSYLGYESIKLKITNDLLKGNELLIALYEKPEEIREVVIKSTQLIGVLEIDVKQVPKDRFTRIKINGLPQTYEVGKPKAKDFSSPIAALFQPVDYLYNLFGSKPKQLKKLQKLKKEDDLRKMLAGKFDREVMMEYLQMDRQELTELLTDCNYSEYFIKKASDLQMIEAVLDCYENYKAIKNGKIERDKIPVKN is encoded by the coding sequence ATGCAAAGACTATTATATATTTTGTGCTTATTCGCTTCCCTAAGCACACTCTCTCAGAACGATACCATTCGTATAAAAAGGTTAAAAGGGCAAATTATTCATGCTGAAACAAAAAAAGCGTTAAGTGCCTCACACATACTAAATTTAAATACGGTACAAGGTACCATTACTGATGATAGAGGTTTTTTTGAAATCCCTACAAAAGCAAATGATACTATTTTAGTTTCTTATTTAGGATACGAATCTATAAAATTAAAAATTACAAACGATTTATTAAAAGGAAACGAATTACTAATAGCTTTGTATGAAAAACCAGAAGAAATTAGAGAAGTCGTTATAAAATCTACCCAGTTAATAGGTGTTTTAGAAATTGATGTAAAACAAGTACCTAAGGATCGATTTACAAGAATTAAAATTAATGGTCTACCACAAACCTATGAAGTTGGTAAACCTAAAGCAAAAGACTTTTCTTCACCTATAGCTGCTTTATTTCAGCCTGTAGACTACTTATACAATCTATTTGGTAGCAAACCAAAACAATTAAAAAAGCTACAAAAACTTAAAAAAGAAGATGATTTAAGAAAAATGTTGGCTGGTAAATTTGACAGAGAAGTAATGATGGAATACCTGCAAATGGACAGGCAAGAACTTACTGAGCTTCTTACAGACTGTAACTACTCTGAGTACTTTATTAAAAAAGCATCTGACTTACAAATGATTGAAGCAGTATTGGATTGTTATGAAAATTACAAGGCAATTAAGAATGGTAAAATTGAACGTGATAAGATTCCAGTAAAAAATTAA
- a CDS encoding Maf-like protein, with protein sequence MLREKLKEYNIILASKSPRRQQFFKDLDIDFTIQLKEVEEIYPPELKGTAITDFLADLKSKAFSNLSEKDLLITSDTIVWLEDKALGKPKDEADAFAMLRALSGKKHEVITSISIKSSHFQKIVNDTTVVSFKELSDDEINYYIKNYQPFDKAGAYGIQEWIGFIAIENLEGSYFNVVGLPIQKLYIELMNL encoded by the coding sequence ATGTTAAGAGAAAAATTAAAAGAGTACAATATAATACTTGCATCTAAATCTCCAAGAAGACAACAATTCTTTAAAGATTTAGATATCGATTTTACAATTCAATTAAAAGAAGTTGAAGAAATTTATCCACCTGAATTAAAAGGAACAGCAATTACAGATTTTTTAGCAGATTTAAAATCAAAAGCATTTTCAAATTTATCCGAAAAAGATTTACTGATAACTTCAGATACCATTGTTTGGTTAGAAGATAAAGCTTTAGGAAAACCAAAAGATGAAGCAGATGCTTTTGCCATGTTAAGAGCTTTATCCGGAAAAAAACACGAAGTAATTACATCGATTAGTATAAAAAGTAGTCATTTTCAAAAAATTGTAAATGATACAACCGTAGTTTCTTTTAAAGAACTGTCTGACGACGAAATAAATTACTACATAAAAAACTACCAACCTTTTGACAAAGCAGGCGCTTATGGTATTCAGGAATGGATTGGCTTTATAGCTATTGAGAATTTAGAAGGCAGCTATTTTAACGTAGTTGGGTTACCAATTCAAAAACTGTATATAGAGTTAATGAATCTATAA